The genomic region CCTCGTCAGAAGACCGTTCGCGCGTCAGCCGGCGCAAAGCCATCGACTATCCAGATCGCCCTGGCTCGGTCCAGCCAACGGCTTCCAATACTATGACCGTCTTCAAGTCGCGAGCGGACCACTTCATGTCTTTGGTCAACAAAGGTCCCGAAAGTGAGCGTGGCATCTCCATCAACAAGGCACTCAAGCGCTTCCACCGAGACCGCGATGCCCTGAGAAGTGATGAGAAAGAGGACGAAGATAAAGAATTGTGGAAGTCTTTGCGCATGAGGAGGAACTCAAGAGGAGAGATTGTGCTTTTCCAGGAGCGTTGATTCTTTGCGGCTTTTTGATGATACCATGGCGAGACGGCTTGGAATACGGAACGGTGTTGATGGCATCGGCATTGCAAACATTCGCTTCGTGCTGTGATTGAGCAGTAGCTAATCCTCCTGCGTGTATCCATATATCTCGTATCACTGCTGCTCCACGGAGCTCACCCTGAAGCTGAAGACTGTGAGCCTCTACCTAATCGGAACTAATGTGCCACCGACAGTATGGACCAGGCTGGGCGAATGCCATGACGTGAATCAATAGGTGAGACATATCTCACGTTCGATGTCCTGGTGCCATGCAGATGGGCAGCTAGGGGTCCGCGATCTTGGTACCGCCCGCGTGGGAATGACGTTAGTCCGTGCGGCGCAAACAGGAAGGCGCGACAGGCAACACTAGACGAGCTTGTTCCCTCTTCCTCCTACATCGACACACTGTTTCAACACAGTATCAAGCCATTGAGAAGATCTCATTGAGTTTCGAACACACGACGGCCATCTCACGTGAGTCACAACAACGTGCTCGAGGTCCCCCTAGTCGCTCCAACACCGGCAGAAGTCCGGGTCCAGCAGCTTGGACTTCATTCTGTGGCTGGGCTCAGGCACCATGGACATCCTCAAAGAAGGCGGTAACCGCTCTTCTGGCTCGACCTCTGGCCGACAAGTTTTGGGAGCTTTCATTCCAGCGCTGGTCGTTGCGATAGCATACACGATCGCCTTCGTCCTGGTTCGGAACCAATTTCGCAAGGTTTATGCTCCAAGGACGTTTCTAGGTACGATTCCGGAGAAAGATCGAACGCCAACATCACGAGCGGAGCAATGGTGGTGGTTCAAGGATTTCAGAAAACTTCCAGACCACTTTGTCATGCGGCACAATTCTCTCGATGCATTCCTCTTCTTGAGATTTCTGAGGCTGTTGATGTACATTTGCCTGGGTGGAGCTCTTCTGACATGGCCGATCTTGTTTGCAGTCAATGCTACTGGAGGTGGCAATGCAACACAACTGGACAGGCTTAGCATCGGAAATGTCTCCAAGACTGGACACCTTTGGGCTCACACCGTTGTGGCGTGGTTCTTGTTCCTGGGCATATTCTGTGTCATTGCTTGCGAACGACTGCATCTGATCGGTGTACGAAAAGCGTGCTATCTGAACGATACTTATACTTCAAGGCTGTCTGCCAAGACTGTCTTGTTCATGAATGTACCGAACGAGGCACTGCGACCCGAGAATCTGAAGCAATCTTTTGGCAAGGATGCGGTGCGAAGCTGGCCAGTCAAGGACATAGGTGACCTTGAAGAACTTGTCGAGGAGCGAAATGGCGCAGCATACGAGCTTGAATCAGCGGAGATGGATCTGATTCAGAAGGCTGTCAAGAAGCTGGGTAAGAACCAGCAAAGGATCAACGGCAGCGCGACCAACGTCAATGAAGCAGAGGAACAGTCTTTGGTACCCAAAGCGCAGCGGCCCACAACCAGGAAGCCGCCCGTCATCGGCTCCAAGGTGGACCGCATCACTGAGGCTCGTAACAAGGTTCTTGAGATCGCCGACACCATCGAGGCGCGGCGCGCAGCTCCAAGTCGAAATATTGGCAAGGAGTCGGCCGTCTTCGTTACATTCTCAAGTCAACAAGCAGCCCACATTGCTTTCCAGCAGATCTCCTTCCAGCCTCGGATTCCCATTCAGGATCGATTTCTTGCTGTTCAGCCGAAGGAGGTCCTATGGAAGAACGTCCAATTGCCGTTGGCTACAAGACTGTCGAAATCGTCTTTGGCGCTGGCATTCGTGATCGCATTCACCATTTTCTTCTCCATTCCAGTCGGTATTCTTGGTACATGGAGCAATGTCGCCAAGCTTGCCAATGAGGTCAAATGGCTCGAGTGGTTGAACAAGCTGCCAGACTGGGCACTGAGTCTACTGACTGGTCTGGTACCTCCCGCTTTGACCAGCTGGTTCGTCTCATACGTGCCAAAGCTGTTCCGTCACATCGCAAAGCTCTCAGGCGAGCCGACTGTACCACAAGCTGAGCTGAAGACGCAAGCATGGAACTTTGTGTTTCAAGTCTTCCAAGTATTTTTGGTCACTACGATCTCCTCAGGAGCAGCTTCTGTAGTCCAGAAGATCGCACAGCACCCGGATCAAGCGCCTACTCTGCTCGCTGAGAATCTGCCAACAGCCTCGAACTTCTACTTGACGTACTTCATCCTGCAAGGCTTGGCAAGCCCTGCTTCGAACATTCTGGACTACACAGAGACACTCGAGTACCTCTTCTACGAGCACTACTGGGACAAGACGCCTCGCGAGAAATTTCAGACGTACGCTCAGATGCGAGGGACGCCGTGGGGAGCGTGGTTTCCCAAGTTCACAAACTTCTTTGTGATTGCAGTCGCGTATGCTTGCATTCAGCCCATGATCATCGGCTTTGCAGCGATCGGCCTGTTTTTGTATTACAACACATACCGATACAGCCTGCTTTACGTTCGACAGACCAAGACTGACACGAAAGGCGAAGCATACAGACGTGCTTTACAGCAGATGCCAACAGGTCTGTACCTTGCAATACTTTGCTTGATTGGGTTGATGGGCGCTCGCGGTGCCGCAGTCCAGACGGCGCTTATGATCACACTGCTTGTGATCATGGCAGTAGCGAACCTCATTCTTGACAGGATGCTCAAGCCGCTTGAGCTCTACTTGGGTGTCGACAAGTGGCAGGAGCAGGAGGTACCTCTACTGGCTGAGGAAGAGGGCATTGACCCCAACGATGAAGCGGCTTTGCACGCTGCATCTCATGGCCGACGCCTGGGTCTGAATATCTTGCCAGATCCAGCTCCCCGCAAACTCAGCGACTTCTTTGATTCGATCGTCAGTGCTGCACGCGATAAAGTACAGGCATGGTTGGATGAACCTGGTCCTAGCGATGGCGACTCAGCGCAATTGAGCGAAGCCGACATCGCCAAAGCATACACTGCGCCAGCCTTCACCTCGAAGACACCTAAACTTTGGATACCGCGAGACACACTTGGTATCTCGAAGCAAGAAATCCAGCAGAACGACGCTGTTGGCCTTGACACGACTGACGACGCAGCTGAAGTTGACGAGAATGGAAGGCTACACTGGAATCACAATTTCGAAGATGTACCGATCTTCTCAAAGTCAAAGGTATTCTGAGCGAGCGTGTAATCGGGCCATGCAAGCCATTGCCATTTCGTGCGTAAGTGAAGAAGCCCAGCAGGTTTCCGAACACAACGGTTGTAACGGATATAACGACAGTATGTACACTAGAGCAGTGAGGGAGAAATACGGACAGATGACATGACTCTGCTGTGACTTCACTGAATCACTTATAGCACCACCATCGTTCCTGCAGCGTGATACAACATGGATGGACATTGCGCATTATGCAAGACGCACGGACGTTGAAGCGGTTGACCTGCCAATCTCCTGAACTCCAAACTTGACGGCAAGCAACAACGACTCGGCATACCGACGCCACTTTCACGCAAGTCACTTCACATATGCACCGGACTGACGTCAAAGTCTAGACCTCACCTTCCTGCATTCTGTCTTCACCTCAACCCAGACAAATGCTCAACAACCAGAACAATTACATGGCCAAAACCGTCCCATCCTAAAGCGCCTAATGGACGAGAAAGAGGCCGCCGCGGTCACCACTGAGCAGTCATCGCTACTGCTGCGAACACAGCGCACCATTGTACACTCCAGATTCACAGCCTTCTGCAAGCGACACAGGCTCTTCTGCGGAATCATGATCACGGCGATTCTGTTATTGCCTTTGCTAGGCTTGCTGGCCTTGATTCCGGGACATGCGAGAGGAGAGTACACGAGTCCGGTCATATATCCGTCTCGTAAGTTATGATGATACGTATTGAAGTGGTGTTGGATGTGCTAATGTGACGTAGCGCAAGGATATGGCGCTGGTAACTGGTCCGATGCGTATGAGAAAGCGCATACGATGGTCACGAAGATGACGCTTGAGGAGATGAATAACATCACGATTGGCTACTCGACTGAACATACTGGATGCGTTGGTCTTTCTGGTTCTGCTCCGAGTGTTGGATTTCCGGGATTCTGTCTTCATGATGCGGGAAATGGTGTGCGAGATACTGATGGTGTCAATGCATACGCCTCAGGAATACACATCGGAGCCTCTTGGAATGCGTCATTGGCGTATCAGAGGGCTGTGTTCATGGGTGCAGAGTTCAGGAAGAAGGGTGTCAATGTCGCCTTGGGTCCTGTTGTTGGGCCGATTGGTCGTACTGCTGCGGGTGGACGTAATTGGGAAGGCTTTGCGGCGGATGCGTATCTGGACGGTGTTCTGGGGGCACAGTCTGTTCGTGGTCTGCAGGAAAACGTGATTGCCAGTGTCAAGCATTTTGTGGCCAACGAGCAGGAAACGAATCGGAATCCCATATCGGACGACGATGGTGTGATTGCCTCTTCAAGCTCGAACGTGGATGACCGAACAATGCACGAGCTGTACATGTGGCCGTTCCAGGACACGCTCTATGCTGGAGCCGGATGTGTCATGTGCGGCTACAACAGGATCAACAACACTTATGCATGCGAGAACTCGAAGGCAGTCAATGGCTTGCTCAAGGGTGAGTTGAACTTCCAAGGGTTTGTCGTCAGCGATTGGGCAGCACAACACAGTGATATCGCGTCGGCGAATGGTGGCCTTGATATGGCAATGCCTACGACTACATTCTGGGATGAGGACTTCTTGGCGAAAGCTGTCAATGATGACACTCTAAACAGAACACGGCTGGTTGACATGGCTACACGCATCGTTGCGACTTGGTACCATTTCGGCCAGGATAGTCCGGACTTTCCATCTACTGGAGTTGGCATGCCGCCAGATCTTCTGAAGCCACATGACTATATTGATGCTAAAGACCCTGCTTCGAAGTCGTCGTTGCTACAGCAGGCTATTGAAGGTCATGTCCTGGTCAAGAACGACAACAATATTCTCCCACTGAAGAAGCCGAAGGTCCTGTCAGCCTTTGGCTACGACGCTCCAGTACAAGTGCATTACATGCCCGGTGACGCAGATTGGGCGCAGAACAGGGAAATGCTTGGTCTTCAGCAATCACAGGAGCAACAACTAGCCATGAACGAGCCCGTGAGCGATGCACCAGAGACTGCCATGGGCGTGCTCATTGTCGGTGGCGGATCTGGCTCCAACACGCCAGCATACATCAGCAGTCCTTACGATGCTCTACAGTCGAGAGCATACGATGACGATACAGCATTGTTCTACGACTTCTCGTCGCTAGAGCCAAGCGTGGTCGCTGCGTCAGATGCCTGTCTGGTGTTCATCAACGCATACGCTTCCGAAGCATGGGATCGACCAGGCCTCGCAGACGAAGATTCAGACAACCTCGTTAATAGCGTCGCTCGTCAATGCAACAACACCATCGTTGTCATCCACAATGCAGGAATCAGACTGGTCGATGGCTTTATCGATCATCCGAACGTCACAGCAGTCATGTTCGCACATCTCCCGGGCCAAGACGCCGGTCGCTCCGTGGTGCAGCTCCTCTATGGCGATGTCTCACCCTCTGGTAGACTACCATACACAGTCGCAAAGAATGGATCCGACTACGGCAAACTCCAGAACCCATGCCAAGACAGCTCCCGCTCTCCACAATGCGACTTCACCGAGGGTGTCAACATCGACTACCGCAGCTTTCTAGCTCGAGACATTGAGCCACGATTTGCGTTCGGCTATGGTCTCACATACACGACCTTCGAATACTCCTCCCTCGATATCGACCTCAACGCCACATCGACCACGGGCGCAATCAGTACAGCAGGAGTCTACACCATCGGCACCACGAACCAAAATGCCGCTAGGGACGACGTTGGCGTTGGTGGACTGTCGTCGTTGTTCGAGAGTATGGGCAGTATCCGCGCTACTGTGAAGAACAACGGAACTGTCGCTGCTGCCGACGTCGCACAGCTGTATCTCGAAATCCCTGTCCCTAACGAAGCGAAGAATGGCATGGAGAATACGAGAGTGTTGAGAGGATTTGACAAGGTCATGCTGAGTCCCGGAGACTCTGCGGAGGTGGTGTTCGATGTCAGGAGGAAGGATGTGAGTTATTGGGATGTTGGGAATCAGACGTGGGTTACGCCGAGTGGGATGTTTCAGGTGTATGTTGGGAAGAGTGTGCTGGATACGCCGCTTGTGGGAAATTTTCAGTTGTATTGATGTGGTGCGAGGAGGGATGAGATGAGGTCTGATGACTGTATGAGGAAAGGCGTTGGGTGTTTTGTAGAATGTCGCACGGCAGTGACTGAAGAAGCTCAATGTACCATATACCACAGACGAGTCTGCACGCATGCTGCTGCACAATTCACGGAATTAGTTAGCAGGAATGAGAGCAAAGGGTATGTAAGTTCACGCTCGTTATCATTATTCGCATAAGTAGAGCTGCTTCTCAAGATTGTAGGTCGTGTCTGCTACCTGTGGTACAGTCCTGTTGGTATTTTCATACGCCATGATTGCCAAAGAACACCCTGCCCATCCAAGTCGCTCAATAAGCATCACAGCTCCGTCTAGAGCAGAGCTACAACAGCCATACCCGCACCAAGCAGACCACCAGCAACATACGGTGCCTTCGTGATCACAGCACCAGCCTCACTAGTCCCAGTAGCAGCATTCGCAGCCCCCTCCGTGACCGTGCTCACAACACTGCCAGCAGCATCCGTCGCCTCCGTCACAAGACTATTTCCAACCGAAGTGACCCTCGTGCCAAACTCGCCACCTGCAGAAGTAATGGTGCTGATCACACTGCCTACCTCGTTGGTCGCGACGGTGAAGACTGAGCCGCCGACGGAGGTCACTTTGGATCCGAATTCGCCGGCTTCGTTGGTGATGGTGCTGAGAACGCTGCCGGCGCCGTTGGTGGCTACGGTGAAGACGCTTCCGCCGACGGAGGTTACTTTTGAGCCGAACGCGCCGGCTTCTTGCGTGATGGTGCTGAGAACGTCGCCGGCGCCGTTGGTGGCTACGGTGAAGACGCTGCCGCCGAACGAGGTGATGACTGAGCCGATGTCGCCGGCGCCGTCAGTGATCTGGGATATGTTGGTGTGGGATCAGGAATGGAGGGGATTGGAGATGTACCTGGCTGCCTATTGATTCTGCGGCGCTGGCGATGTCGCCGCCGACTGAGGTGATGGCATTGCCGATGTCACCGAGGTCCTGGGCTGCGGCCAGAGCGATTGGGAGGAGGAGTGCTTGTGAGTAACGCATTATGAAGACTGTTGTGCTTTGCTGTTGTTATTGGTAGTCGTGAAGAGTCGTAAAGTCGTGATGAAGTACTGTAGATCCTGAAAGGTTGATGGGTTCTTGCAGTGACGTCCTCAAGCTGTTGCTATGTACAAAGAAGGAAGCAGCAGCAAGTAAAGCTAAGCACGCGATCTGAAATAGAAA from Fulvia fulva chromosome 10, complete sequence harbors:
- a CDS encoding putative beta-glucosidase M, with protein sequence MDEKEAAAVTTEQSSLLLRTQRTIVHSRFTAFCKRHRLFCGIMITAILLLPLLGLLALIPGHARGEYTSPVIYPSPQGYGAGNWSDAYEKAHTMVTKMTLEEMNNITIGYSTEHTGCVGLSGSAPSVGFPGFCLHDAGNGVRDTDGVNAYASGIHIGASWNASLAYQRAVFMGAEFRKKGVNVALGPVVGPIGRTAAGGRNWEGFAADAYLDGVLGAQSVRGLQENVIASVKHFVANEQETNRNPISDDDGVIASSSSNVDDRTMHELYMWPFQDTLYAGAGCVMCGYNRINNTYACENSKAVNGLLKGELNFQGFVVSDWAAQHSDIASANGGLDMAMPTTTFWDEDFLAKAVNDDTLNRTRLVDMATRIVATWYHFGQDSPDFPSTGVGMPPDLLKPHDYIDAKDPASKSSLLQQAIEGHVLVKNDNNILPLKKPKVLSAFGYDAPVQVHYMPGDADWAQNREMLGLQQSQEQQLAMNEPVSDAPETAMGVLIVGGGSGSNTPAYISSPYDALQSRAYDDDTALFYDFSSLEPSVVAASDACLVFINAYASEAWDRPGLADEDSDNLVNSVARQCNNTIVVIHNAGIRLVDGFIDHPNVTAVMFAHLPGQDAGRSVVQLLYGDVSPSGRLPYTVAKNGSDYGKLQNPCQDSSRSPQCDFTEGVNIDYRSFLARDIEPRFAFGYGLTYTTFEYSSLDIDLNATSTTGAISTAGVYTIGTTNQNAARDDVGVGGLSSLFESMGSIRATVKNNGTVAAADVAQLYLEIPVPNEAKNGMENTRVLRGFDKVMLSPGDSAEVVFDVRRKDVSYWDVGNQTWVTPSGMFQVYVGKSVLDTPLVGNFQLY